The region CGCTGTGTCGAAGAAGTTGACGCCCATCTCGTACGCAGCGCGTACGATCTCGATGGACCGCTCCCGATCCACCGATCCGCCGAACGTCAGCCAGCTCCCGAGGCCGATGCTGGACAGCTTGACGCCGGCACGTCCCAGGCGGCGGTACTCCAAATGCCCCACCATCCCTTGCGGAGATTCGCAGACAACCCGGGCAGGCTTACAGGACGAGCGCTAGAACTTTTTAATCCCAAGCCCCGGCCCAAGTCAAGCGCGGCCGGAGCCCGCACAGAAACGGAGGTCCTGCGCACGTTGGCCTTTCGCCAGGCCATTTTAGTGGCCAGGGTCGTGCTCGTCCAGGACGGGCAGGTGTTGCTCGCCCACCACCGCCATGAGAGCGGGCGTGACTTCTGGTGCTTCCCCGGCGGTCACGTGGAACAGGGCGAGGGCTTCGCTGAGGCCGCTGCCCGCGAGCTTCAGGAAGAGAGCGGCCTGACGGTGGAGCTCTTTGACGTGGTCTACGTCCAGGATTTCGCCCGGCCGCCCGGCCCCGACGTCGCCGAACTGTTCTTCCGGGCCCGGGTGACCGGCGGCCGGCTCGCTCCGAAGCTCGAGCCGGGCCTGGT is a window of Bacillota bacterium DNA encoding:
- a CDS encoding NUDIX domain-containing protein, translating into MAFRQAILVARVVLVQDGQVLLAHHRHESGRDFWCFPGGHVEQGEGFAEAAARELQEESGLTVELFDVVYVQDFARPPGPDVAELFFRARVTGGRLAPKLEPGLV